The sequence below is a genomic window from Rhodothermales bacterium.
AACATGGCGAATACGGTGGGCCTCTTCGCCGCCCGTGCCGCCAAAGCCGGGTGGGACATCCGTAAGCGGGGATTTGTAGCTGATGCACCCCGCCTGAGGGTGTACGCCACGACAGGCACCCACACCTGGATCGAAAAGGCGACCGACCTCGCCGGCCTGGGCACGGATTGTATCCGTTGGATCCCGACCGACGCCGACCACCGGATGGACGTCGCCGCCCTCCGCGCCGCCGTCGACCGCGACCGGAAAGCCGGCGAGCGACCCCTCGCCATCGTCGGCACCGCCGGCTCCGTGAGCGTCGGCTCCGTCGACCCCCTTGATGAAATCGCGGCCTTCTGCCAGGAAACAGGCATCTGGTTTCATGTGGATGGCGCCTACGGAGGCCTCGCGGCGCGCGTGCCGGGCGCGCCGGCGGCGCTCGCCGCACTCGGGCAGGCGGACTCCGTCGCCCTCGACCCGCACAAGTGGCTCTATGCCCCGCTCGAAGCCGGCTGCACGCTCGTGCGCGACGAAAAGGTGCTCCGCGACGCCTTCTCCTACAATCCCCCCTATTACCATTTCGGGACGGCCGCGCACAACTACTACGACCTCGGCCCGCAGAACTCGCGCGGCTTCCGCGCTCTGAAGGTGTGGATGGCCCTCCGCATGGCCGGCCGCGCCGGCTACCTCCAGATGATGGCCGACGACATCCGCCTCAGCGAGCGGATGTTCGCCCGGGTATCTGCTCATCCTGAAATCGAGGCCCTCACCCAGGCCCTCAGCATCGCCACGTTCCGGTACGTGCCGTCCGACCTTCGCGGCCGGCGGGAGGAGAAAGATGTCGCCGCCTACCTGAATCGCATGAACGAAACCCTCCTCGAACGCCTCCAGAACGGCGGCGAGGCGTTTGTTTCGAACGCCATCGTGAACGATCGTTACGCCCTCCGCGCCTGCATCGTCAACTTCCGCACAAGCGAGGCGGATGTCGACGCCCTGCCCGACCTCGTCGTCCGCATCGGACGTGAAGTCGATGCTATACTACGCCCGGAACACCGGCCGCTTTGAGGCTATAAGGGACAGCGCGCACCTCTCCAACGTATCTGCTTATTCCGATTCCATGGCCCAGAC
It includes:
- a CDS encoding aminotransferase class V-fold PLP-dependent enzyme, with the protein product MSATTPNAPSISPIPDTTRASPLTMDAAAFRDAGHQLVDEIAAFLEGLPERPVTRAVSPETVRATLDAGASLPETGQDAGSILERVASQLFEQSLFNGHPRFWGYITAGPAPIGILADFLASAVNANVGAWRLSPVASEIEAQTIRWIAELTGYPAGCGGILVSGGNMANTVGLFAARAAKAGWDIRKRGFVADAPRLRVYATTGTHTWIEKATDLAGLGTDCIRWIPTDADHRMDVAALRAAVDRDRKAGERPLAIVGTAGSVSVGSVDPLDEIAAFCQETGIWFHVDGAYGGLAARVPGAPAALAALGQADSVALDPHKWLYAPLEAGCTLVRDEKVLRDAFSYNPPYYHFGTAAHNYYDLGPQNSRGFRALKVWMALRMAGRAGYLQMMADDIRLSERMFARVSAHPEIEALTQALSIATFRYVPSDLRGRREEKDVAAYLNRMNETLLERLQNGGEAFVSNAIVNDRYALRACIVNFRTSEADVDALPDLVVRIGREVDAILRPEHRPL